CCTCGCAAAGGTCGGAGTAGATCTCGCGAAAGGTCCGGCGTAAGTCAGCCATCGGCGGATATGGCGTAGCATCAGTCGCCGGGCTCGTCCCCGGCCTGAACGTCGCGCGCCATTCCACCGGAGCAATCGGCTTGCGCCCACACATTCTTCGAGCGAAATCGCCGCTGATGCACAGATGCCCGAGGAGCCACCCCGCCGTCTTGTTTCCCGGCACGGGCTCGAGATACGAGTGCTCGTCGCGCAGGTCATCGACCATCCCGTCTGCGACGGACAGGAGATGCCTGCATTGGCCGACGATCAGCTCGGTTGTCATTTCAGTCGCCCCAGCTCGAGCTCGGACAGAATAAATCCGAACGCCGGCCAGCCTCCCGAGCGCACGGCACGCTCGAACCACGTCCGCGCCGATATCGTGTCGCCCCTCAGCAGGTACCAGTTCCCGACGCCGTAGCTCAGAGTTGCAACCTGAACGTCAGCCGTATCGGCTGCCGTCATGACTTCCTCGGGGCCAATCTCACCGCGGTACAACTTGAGCCGCCGGACGTACGCATTCGTCGCGACAAGGGAGTCCGGACGACGCGCAAGCATCGCCTGAGCCTCGGCTGTGCGCCCGCTCCGCATCAGCGTCATCCACAGCCAATCGGTTGCGCCGGCCAGCTCGCTTGCGTCGGGGGCTCGAGGCTGAGCTCGTGTAAATGCATCGGCCGCACCTGCAAAGTCGCCAGACGCAAACCGGACAATCCCCAGGTGATACCAGATGCCGTAAATCGTGCTGTCGAGCCGGGCGCCGCGTGTGAGATCGTTCATCGCCCGATCGAATTCGCGTACCGAGAGATAGCGGTGACCGCGCCAGCGGAGCAGCAGCGGATTGTCCGGCGTGATTGCGAGACCGCGCGTAAATGTGGCGATCGCTTCCCGGAATTGTCGCGCACCCGATTGCGCGACGCCGAGCTGAACGATGCGA
The sequence above is a segment of the Gemmatimonadaceae bacterium genome. Coding sequences within it:
- a CDS encoding DinB family protein, which gives rise to MTTELIVGQCRHLLSVADGMVDDLRDEHSYLEPVPGNKTAGWLLGHLCISGDFARRMCGRKPIAPVEWRATFRPGTSPATDATPYPPMADLRRTFREIYSDLCEAAVAADDASISAPNPVEAARSAFPTGREFVPYIMTGHLAYHLGQLGDWRRAAGLGHKSYL
- a CDS encoding tetratricopeptide repeat protein — its product is MERCTITPRLIALVITATSLAGPTAAQSVQYRSPAGVEYRSQPDTGAIARAESALVAQPRNIDRIVQLGVAQSGARQFREAIATFTRGLAITPDNPLLLRWRGHRYLSVREFDRAMNDLTRGARLDSTIYGIWYHLGIVRFASGDFAGAADAFTRAQPRAPDASELAGATDWLWMTLMRSGRTAEAQAMLARRPDSLVATNAYVRRLKLYRGEIGPEEVMTAADTADVQVATLSYGVGNWYLLRGDTISARTWFERAVRSGGWPAFGFILSELELGRLK